One segment of Leuconostoc lactis DNA contains the following:
- a CDS encoding fluoride efflux transporter FluC, whose protein sequence is MQKQQHYLTELVLVSLGGGVGGSLRYLLHFVPGIGPLPVMTMVINWSGTFLLACLGAYLAQRASRLANWQTFIGTGMIGGYTTFSTMILQYFQLTAAHIAWALGYLLLTIVGGLICLRFGSWCGRWLAGVQ, encoded by the coding sequence ATGCAAAAACAACAGCATTATTTAACAGAGCTGGTTCTTGTGAGTTTAGGTGGTGGCGTCGGTGGCAGCCTACGCTACCTCTTGCACTTTGTTCCAGGTATTGGCCCTTTACCAGTGATGACCATGGTCATTAACTGGTCTGGTACTTTTCTCTTGGCCTGCCTGGGTGCCTACCTTGCACAAAGGGCGAGTCGGCTAGCAAATTGGCAAACGTTTATCGGTACCGGTATGATTGGTGGTTATACCACGTTTAGTACAATGATCTTGCAGTACTTTCAATTGACGGCAGCACATATCGCATGGGCTTTAGGCTATTTACTGCTGACGATCGTTGGCGGTCTGATTTGCCTACGTTTCGGTAGTTGGTGTGGACGTTGGTTAGCTGGTGTGCAATGA
- the trpX gene encoding tryptophan ABC transporter substrate-binding protein gives MNKRLLATITAIVAFLAVAFVTTSHPNSSAKKAAAVPTIGILQLVTHPALDEIHRGILAGLKSQGYSGQKIKIDYQNAQANQANLKTMSQKFANENAALTIGIATPAALSLANTANGDNPIILAGITDPAGSGLVKTAQRPGNNVTGTTGDSPLSQHLSVIQQAVPHAKKLGIIYTTSDHGGEYNAKNMAKLAQSAGYDVKLYTISTTNDMQQVAETMASQVDVVYAPQDNGVASAMKTLINVTNQNKIPVIPAVDTMVKDGGLATISVSQYDIGYQAGIMAAKVLKGKDPATYPVKTITQGDMVVNLKQAQLLGIQLPDSMIKAAETKGEVIK, from the coding sequence ATGAATAAACGCTTATTAGCCACAATCACGGCTATCGTCGCCTTTCTTGCCGTGGCATTTGTGACAACCAGTCACCCCAACAGTAGCGCCAAAAAGGCCGCCGCGGTCCCCACTATCGGGATTCTACAGTTGGTGACTCATCCCGCACTAGATGAGATTCATCGCGGAATTCTCGCTGGCCTAAAATCACAAGGCTATAGCGGACAGAAAATCAAAATTGATTATCAAAATGCCCAAGCCAATCAGGCCAATTTAAAAACGATGTCACAAAAATTTGCCAATGAAAATGCCGCCCTCACCATTGGGATTGCGACACCAGCCGCTTTGTCATTAGCTAACACGGCCAACGGTGATAACCCGATTATTTTGGCCGGTATTACTGATCCGGCTGGTTCGGGTTTAGTCAAAACAGCCCAAAGGCCCGGCAACAACGTGACCGGTACAACTGGTGACTCACCCCTATCGCAACATCTCAGCGTGATCCAACAAGCTGTCCCACACGCTAAAAAATTGGGGATCATTTATACCACTTCTGATCATGGTGGTGAATACAACGCCAAAAATATGGCCAAGCTTGCTCAGTCAGCGGGTTACGACGTTAAGCTGTATACCATTTCAACGACTAATGATATGCAACAAGTCGCCGAAACCATGGCAAGTCAAGTGGATGTAGTCTATGCCCCACAAGACAATGGGGTAGCCAGTGCCATGAAGACGTTGATTAACGTGACTAATCAAAACAAAATCCCGGTCATTCCAGCAGTTGATACCATGGTCAAAGATGGTGGGTTAGCCACCATTTCTGTGAGTCAATATGATATCGGTTATCAAGCCGGTATCATGGCCGCCAAGGTTCTCAAAGGTAAAGATCCTGCCACCTACCCCGTTAAAACCATTACCCAAGGGGATATGGTGGTGAACTTAAAGCAAGCGCAGCTATTAGGGATTCAACTCCCCGACAGTATGATTAAAGCAGCAGAAACCAAAGGAGAAGTCATCAAATGA
- a CDS encoding ABC transporter permease: MSMIVSSIGQGLLWAVLGVALFLTFRILNFPDMTVEGSFPLGAATAVTMIAHGLNPYLATLAAFVVGTLAGLTTGLLYTKGRIPILLAGILVMTASLSINLRIMGSANISLLNQQSIFSAPFLQRLPKYFDAVVVGFVIITVITLGLIFFLQTELGQAFIATGDNAIMAQSIGIKTDRMTIMGLMLSNGLIAFGGAVIAQNNGYADINMGIGVIVIALASIIIGEVAFGELSLNERLVAVIVGSIIYRLVLLAVLQLGFSTNDLNLISAIVLAVAMMLPQLRQALRLEHVIKKGVTPHD; this comes from the coding sequence ATGAGTATGATCGTATCAAGTATTGGCCAAGGGCTACTTTGGGCCGTTCTAGGCGTTGCCCTATTTCTCACCTTCCGCATTTTAAACTTCCCCGACATGACCGTTGAAGGTTCCTTTCCCCTGGGTGCAGCAACTGCCGTGACCATGATTGCGCACGGGCTTAATCCTTACTTGGCCACCCTTGCCGCTTTTGTCGTTGGGACATTAGCTGGTTTAACCACTGGCTTGCTTTACACCAAAGGCCGGATTCCGATTCTCTTGGCTGGTATCTTAGTCATGACGGCATCATTATCAATTAATTTACGCATTATGGGTTCAGCCAATATTTCCTTGCTCAACCAACAATCCATTTTCTCAGCGCCCTTTCTCCAACGCTTGCCAAAGTATTTTGATGCCGTTGTGGTCGGCTTTGTGATTATCACTGTCATCACCCTCGGCCTGATCTTCTTTTTGCAAACAGAACTTGGGCAAGCTTTTATTGCCACGGGTGACAATGCCATAATGGCACAATCTATTGGCATTAAGACCGATCGCATGACGATTATGGGCTTGATGCTTTCCAATGGTTTAATCGCCTTTGGCGGTGCTGTGATCGCACAAAACAACGGCTATGCCGACATCAACATGGGTATTGGTGTGATTGTCATTGCGCTGGCCTCGATTATCATTGGTGAAGTCGCCTTCGGTGAGTTGTCTTTGAACGAACGCCTCGTTGCCGTCATTGTCGGCTCAATTATTTACCGTCTGGTCCTATTAGCCGTTTTGCAACTTGGTTTCTCAACAAATGATTTGAATTTGATTTCAGCGATTGTCCTTGCAGTTGCCATGATGTTACCACAATTACGTCAGGCTTTACGGCTGGAACACGTCATCAAAAAAGGAGTCACACCACATGACTAA
- a CDS encoding ABC transporter ATP-binding protein: protein MTKPVFSLQDIVVTVGDNVKILDHLNFDIYDGDFITVLGTNGAGKSTLFNTIAGNLSVASGTLLHNGQDITHTTAVSRTDTIARVFQDPKMGTAPRMTVAENLLLAEKRGQKRTLRPRGLTKEKLAEYAQLTKVMGNNLDTRLQTATGDLSGGQRQALSFLMATRVKPELLLLDEHTAALDPKTSEQLMHATNDQVVKNHLTALMITHNLADALKYGNRLIILNAGQIVLDVRDDEKAALDETKILTYFMA, encoded by the coding sequence ATGACTAAACCTGTATTTTCACTACAAGACATTGTTGTAACCGTTGGTGACAACGTCAAAATTCTTGATCATCTCAACTTTGATATTTATGACGGTGACTTCATTACCGTTCTTGGGACCAACGGTGCCGGGAAATCCACCCTGTTTAACACCATTGCCGGTAATCTCTCCGTTGCGTCAGGCACTTTATTGCATAACGGACAAGACATTACCCATACCACAGCCGTTTCCCGAACTGACACCATCGCACGCGTTTTCCAAGATCCTAAAATGGGGACAGCCCCACGGATGACCGTCGCTGAAAATCTGTTATTAGCCGAAAAGCGTGGGCAAAAACGGACGTTACGGCCACGCGGACTTACCAAAGAAAAATTGGCTGAATATGCCCAACTGACCAAGGTCATGGGGAACAATTTAGATACTCGCTTGCAAACTGCAACTGGTGATCTCTCGGGTGGGCAACGCCAAGCGTTGAGTTTTCTCATGGCTACCCGCGTCAAACCGGAATTGTTACTGCTTGACGAACATACCGCAGCGCTAGATCCCAAAACTTCTGAACAACTCATGCATGCCACAAACGACCAGGTGGTCAAAAATCACCTCACCGCCTTGATGATTACCCATAATTTAGCCGATGCTTTAAAGTATGGTAACCGCTTAATTATTCTCAATGCGGGTCAAATTGTGCTCGATGTACGTGACGACGAGAAAGCCGCTTTAGATGAAACCAAGATTTTAACTTATTTCATGGCTTAA
- a CDS encoding amino acid permease yields MTQKHQLARTLSGRHINMIALGGTIGTGLFLGAGGSIQKAGPAILLVYIITGFFVFAMMRALGELLLSDDDQTTFIGFIKKYLGPRAGFVMGWTYWIGWIIIAMAELTAIGQYMQFWLPGTPAWLWELLFLGLLYTMNIVAVKAFGEAEFWFALIKIVAIVAMIVTGIIMVVGHVRTSAGVTQLSTLWSHGLVADNGRQLLTTFQMAFFAFLGVEFVGIAASETQNPIKTIPKSINSIIIRILIFYVGALLAIMIIQPWTDYNADHSPFVQVFSNIGISTAAGIINFVILTAAASSLNSALFTTGRMLFSLSPKKSYLAQVNRRWIPLRAITASTILVALAIGLNYVFPEDAFSLVTSTASATFIGIYVALLVTHLKYRRSADFKQGEQHFKMPWAPVSNYLTIAFMLGIFVILLCSPATMGTTIFAIAWFIVLTVLSLLRVKNN; encoded by the coding sequence ATGACACAAAAACATCAGCTGGCACGGACGCTATCAGGTCGGCATATTAACATGATTGCCCTCGGCGGAACGATCGGGACCGGTTTGTTTTTAGGTGCAGGGGGATCTATTCAAAAGGCTGGACCAGCCATTTTATTGGTCTATATCATTACCGGTTTCTTCGTTTTTGCTATGATGCGGGCATTGGGCGAGTTATTACTGTCTGATGACGATCAGACCACCTTTATTGGATTTATCAAAAAATATCTCGGACCACGCGCTGGCTTCGTGATGGGGTGGACTTATTGGATTGGTTGGATTATTATTGCGATGGCTGAATTAACGGCCATTGGACAGTATATGCAGTTTTGGCTGCCAGGAACGCCAGCTTGGTTGTGGGAATTGCTCTTTTTAGGGTTATTGTACACCATGAACATTGTGGCGGTGAAAGCCTTCGGCGAAGCAGAATTTTGGTTTGCTTTGATTAAAATTGTAGCGATTGTGGCCATGATTGTAACGGGAATCATCATGGTTGTTGGCCATGTGCGGACGTCAGCTGGCGTAACACAACTGTCAACATTGTGGTCACATGGTTTAGTGGCTGATAATGGGCGTCAGCTTTTAACGACTTTCCAAATGGCTTTCTTTGCTTTCTTGGGTGTTGAATTTGTCGGCATTGCCGCTTCAGAAACACAAAATCCGATTAAAACGATTCCAAAATCAATCAATTCCATTATTATTCGTATTTTGATCTTTTATGTTGGGGCCTTATTGGCTATTATGATCATTCAACCCTGGACGGATTACAATGCTGATCACTCACCGTTTGTCCAAGTCTTTTCAAATATTGGGATCAGCACGGCAGCCGGGATCATTAATTTTGTCATTCTGACAGCTGCGGCTTCGTCACTGAACAGTGCCTTGTTTACGACTGGGCGCATGCTCTTCTCACTATCACCGAAAAAAAGTTATTTGGCGCAAGTGAATCGGCGTTGGATTCCGCTGCGGGCGATCACAGCATCGACTATCCTGGTCGCGTTGGCCATCGGTTTGAACTATGTCTTCCCAGAAGATGCTTTTAGTCTGGTGACTTCAACGGCGTCAGCGACATTTATTGGGATTTATGTTGCCTTGTTGGTGACGCATCTGAAATACCGTCGCTCAGCTGATTTTAAACAAGGTGAACAACATTTTAAGATGCCCTGGGCACCTGTATCAAATTATTTGACGATTGCCTTTATGTTAGGCATTTTTGTGATTTTACTATGCTCACCGGCAACTATGGGGACAACGATTTTTGCTATCGCATGGTTTATTGTACTCACCGTTTTGAGTTTATTGCGTGTTAAAAACAACTAA
- a CDS encoding AzlD domain-containing protein: MSDLAIYGLIFGLFLAAYIPRVLPIFYFSKRQIPSWFHDWMKYVPISLFAALVAKDVFIKGTTFEWRWPYVVTVIIVFLVAYKSRSMVISVITGLITIYLTTLFLG; encoded by the coding sequence ATGTCGGATTTAGCAATTTACGGTCTTATTTTCGGGTTGTTTTTAGCCGCGTACATACCGCGGGTGCTCCCAATTTTCTATTTTTCAAAACGGCAAATTCCTAGTTGGTTCCACGACTGGATGAAGTATGTGCCTATTTCCTTGTTTGCGGCTTTAGTGGCAAAAGATGTGTTCATTAAAGGCACAACATTTGAATGGCGTTGGCCATATGTTGTGACGGTGATCATCGTCTTCTTGGTTGCTTATAAGAGTCGCTCAATGGTGATTTCGGTGATTACCGGCTTGATTACAATTTATTTAACAACGCTATTTTTAGGTTAA
- a CDS encoding AzlC family ABC transporter permease — protein sequence MSLMSKTDFRKVWYAVLPLFVSYLPLGLASGILLESVHFNVFQTFLISVLVFSGGGQFLVVALLATQSSVSTILMMVFFLELRYALLGATLSRYLKHESNGFLAIFSQSMNDENYAVNHLKFMTDSSWDGQKALWVNWLSMFAWTSANMVGTLGAQFIKIDSSLVHFALTAMFVYMLVMHVKNKKRLVAAVVSAVLAVLFMVTIKNTFGIVLATLVASYAGHSFEQWQHKRRALANPAVAVEE from the coding sequence ATGTCATTGATGTCCAAAACCGATTTCCGCAAAGTGTGGTATGCTGTGCTACCACTTTTTGTCAGTTACTTACCATTAGGACTGGCGAGCGGTATTTTACTAGAATCGGTACATTTCAACGTCTTTCAGACGTTCTTGATTTCAGTGCTTGTTTTTTCAGGTGGCGGCCAATTTTTAGTGGTGGCGCTGCTGGCAACGCAAAGTAGTGTCAGCACAATCTTAATGATGGTGTTCTTTTTAGAACTACGTTATGCCCTTTTGGGGGCAACCTTGTCACGCTATCTTAAGCATGAAAGTAACGGGTTCTTAGCAATCTTTTCACAATCGATGAATGACGAAAATTATGCTGTCAATCATTTGAAATTTATGACCGATAGCTCTTGGGATGGTCAAAAGGCCCTCTGGGTTAACTGGCTGTCGATGTTTGCTTGGACCTCAGCGAACATGGTAGGGACGCTTGGTGCCCAATTTATCAAGATTGATAGTAGTTTAGTGCATTTTGCACTGACTGCCATGTTTGTTTATATGCTTGTGATGCATGTGAAAAATAAAAAGCGTCTGGTGGCCGCAGTGGTCTCTGCTGTATTAGCCGTACTCTTTATGGTCACGATTAAAAACACCTTTGGAATTGTGTTAGCAACACTAGTTGCGTCTTATGCTGGACATAGTTTTGAACAGTGGCAGCACAAGCGCCGTGCTCTCGCTAATCCAGCGGTTGCTGTGGAGGAATAA
- a CDS encoding lactate/malate family dehydrogenase translates to MRKIGIVGIGHVGATVAHLIVSQGLADTLILVDKNPDKLASEVLDFRDAASLLPQHVTVTAGTTADLADADVVISALGHIDLIQPGGDRFTELRANTPEVQQVGTGLKNAGFQGVLIVISNPVDVMTGLYQQVTGLPTPQVFGTGTYLDTARLKSALGDALGIDPRSVSGYMLGEHGASQFAAWSTVRALGQTATELAATYQLDLAQIAADARDGGFTVFAGKKYTNFAIAHAAVALAQLVLSDAHQEAIVSHYDQQFDSYISTPAIIGRGGIVGDFSLTLTAAEQDSLKQSATAIAEKTAAYL, encoded by the coding sequence ATGCGAAAAATTGGTATTGTCGGGATTGGTCATGTTGGCGCAACAGTTGCCCATCTGATTGTGAGCCAAGGTCTCGCAGATACATTGATTCTAGTTGATAAAAACCCAGATAAATTGGCATCAGAAGTACTTGATTTTCGTGATGCCGCTAGTTTATTACCCCAACATGTGACAGTAACTGCCGGCACAACCGCTGACTTAGCCGATGCTGATGTCGTCATTTCAGCGCTGGGTCATATTGACCTCATCCAGCCTGGTGGGGATCGTTTCACGGAATTACGCGCCAATACACCAGAAGTGCAACAAGTCGGAACTGGCTTAAAAAACGCGGGTTTTCAAGGTGTCTTAATTGTCATTTCTAATCCAGTCGACGTGATGACTGGCCTTTATCAACAAGTGACCGGCTTACCAACCCCGCAAGTTTTTGGCACGGGGACTTATTTAGACACTGCCCGCTTGAAAAGCGCCCTCGGTGACGCCCTGGGCATTGATCCACGCAGCGTCAGTGGCTATATGTTAGGCGAACATGGTGCGTCACAATTTGCCGCCTGGTCAACTGTTCGGGCACTTGGCCAAACCGCAACTGAGTTGGCCGCCACCTACCAGCTTGATTTGGCCCAAATTGCCGCCGATGCGCGCGATGGTGGCTTTACTGTCTTTGCTGGTAAAAAGTATACCAACTTTGCCATTGCCCATGCCGCTGTAGCATTAGCCCAACTTGTACTGTCAGATGCCCACCAAGAAGCGATTGTTTCCCATTACGACCAGCAATTCGACAGCTATATTTCAACGCCTGCCATTATTGGTCGTGGTGGTATTGTTGGGGACTTTTCTTTAACACTCACAGCTGCTGAACAGGACAGCCTCAAGCAATCGGCCACTGCCATTGCCGAGAAAACAGCGGCCTATCTATAA
- a CDS encoding NupC/NupG family nucleoside CNT transporter, whose translation MLVIMNILSIPIFIGIAYLFSNDKKNIQWRSVVTVLGIELLLAWFFTQFKMGQIAVQGAADGFNWLVSVAAEGTAFALPDWLTANNGGPNFVTSALLPILLVVPLFDILTYIGLLPWFIKWIGKGLAFITGQPKFEAFFSIEMMFLGNTEVLAVSKTQLDQMSARRNFTLAMMSMSCVTSAIIGSYTQMVPGKYVLTAIPLNILGAIIISAILNPTKVAPEDDVIVGVADDNNQKAPFFSFLGDSILGAGKLILIITATVIAFVSLAAMIDQLLSLTGLRWLTLENMFGVVMFPFAWLLGFNAHEAFQIAQFMGTKLVTNEFVVMGEVSKNIMAQKGLFANEHARIVLTVFLTSFANFGTLGMIIGAFKGLVDQEKNDYLSARVPYMLLAGILVSLVSAAAAGLFVWS comes from the coding sequence ATGCTTGTGATCATGAACATACTCAGTATTCCCATATTTATTGGGATTGCGTATTTGTTTTCAAACGATAAAAAAAATATTCAATGGCGATCAGTGGTGACGGTGTTAGGCATTGAATTATTATTGGCGTGGTTTTTCACGCAATTTAAAATGGGCCAAATTGCCGTTCAGGGTGCGGCTGACGGGTTTAACTGGTTAGTTTCAGTGGCCGCAGAAGGAACGGCTTTTGCCTTGCCTGATTGGTTGACAGCTAATAATGGCGGTCCGAACTTTGTGACGTCGGCCTTATTGCCAATTTTATTGGTTGTGCCATTATTTGATATTTTGACATATATTGGCTTGTTACCATGGTTTATTAAATGGATTGGTAAGGGGTTGGCCTTTATTACAGGACAACCAAAATTTGAAGCCTTTTTTTCCATTGAAATGATGTTTTTGGGGAATACGGAAGTGTTGGCTGTGTCAAAAACGCAGCTTGATCAGATGTCAGCCCGGCGTAATTTCACTTTGGCGATGATGTCGATGAGTTGTGTGACCTCAGCCATTATTGGATCTTACACGCAAATGGTGCCAGGTAAATATGTGTTGACAGCAATTCCGTTAAACATCTTAGGGGCAATCATCATTTCCGCCATCCTGAATCCCACTAAAGTGGCACCCGAAGATGACGTGATTGTCGGTGTTGCTGACGATAACAATCAAAAAGCGCCTTTCTTCTCATTTTTAGGTGATTCGATTCTTGGGGCAGGGAAGTTGATTTTGATTATCACCGCAACAGTCATCGCCTTTGTGTCATTAGCGGCTATGATCGACCAGTTATTGAGTTTAACTGGCCTACGCTGGTTGACGTTGGAAAATATGTTTGGCGTGGTCATGTTCCCGTTTGCCTGGCTCTTAGGTTTTAATGCCCATGAAGCCTTTCAAATTGCCCAGTTCATGGGTACTAAGTTAGTAACCAATGAATTTGTCGTCATGGGTGAAGTATCCAAAAACATCATGGCGCAAAAAGGGCTATTTGCTAATGAACATGCGCGAATTGTCTTAACTGTGTTCTTGACGAGTTTTGCCAACTTTGGCACATTGGGGATGATTATTGGCGCCTTTAAAGGGTTGGTCGATCAGGAAAAGAATGATTACCTTAGCGCGCGCGTCCCTTATATGTTGCTTGCAGGTATTTTAGTTTCACTAGTTTCAGCGGCAGCCGCTGGGTTGTTTGTTTGGTCATAA
- a CDS encoding ABC transporter permease: protein MSLMAMLSLVISSTLVYSTPLIFTSIGGTFSERGGVVNVGLEGIMGMGAFAAVVFNLTFASTLGSATPWFGLLAGAVVGLLFSLLHGVATITLRADHIISGTVINLMAPALGVFLIKVLYGKGQTVPISQDFGYTSIPVLSHIPILGDLFFAKTSGPAWLAIVVAVLSWYVIFKTKFGLRLRSVGENPQAADTLGLNVARLRYSGVMLSGLLGGVGGAVVAQSISLNYSASTIVGQGFMAMAAMIFGRWNPIGALGASLFFGLSQSLAVVGAQLPGLKNVPSIWLQIAPYVLTIIVLVFFFGKTRAPKADGVNYIKAA, encoded by the coding sequence ATGTCATTAATGGCGATGTTATCACTCGTAATTTCTAGTACATTGGTTTACTCAACGCCGTTGATTTTCACGTCAATTGGTGGCACGTTCTCAGAACGTGGCGGCGTCGTCAACGTTGGTTTGGAAGGTATTATGGGCATGGGCGCATTTGCGGCGGTTGTCTTTAACCTGACATTTGCTAGCACATTAGGTTCAGCCACACCATGGTTTGGTTTGCTTGCCGGTGCTGTGGTTGGGTTGCTTTTCTCTTTGTTGCACGGTGTCGCAACGATCACATTGCGTGCGGATCACATTATTTCGGGTACCGTGATTAACTTGATGGCCCCAGCTTTGGGTGTGTTCTTAATTAAAGTCCTTTATGGTAAGGGACAAACTGTGCCAATCTCACAAGACTTTGGTTATACGTCAATTCCAGTTTTGTCACACATTCCGATTCTTGGGGATCTCTTCTTTGCGAAGACGTCTGGGCCAGCTTGGCTAGCAATCGTGGTGGCAGTGCTATCTTGGTACGTGATTTTCAAGACGAAGTTTGGTCTGCGTTTGCGTTCAGTTGGTGAAAATCCGCAAGCGGCTGATACATTAGGCTTGAATGTGGCACGTTTGCGCTATTCAGGCGTTATGCTTTCGGGCTTGCTTGGTGGTGTTGGTGGTGCCGTGGTTGCACAATCAATTTCATTGAACTATTCAGCCAGCACTATTGTGGGTCAGGGATTCATGGCGATGGCAGCGATGATCTTTGGTCGTTGGAATCCAATTGGTGCATTGGGTGCTTCGCTCTTCTTTGGTTTGTCACAATCACTTGCCGTGGTTGGTGCACAGTTGCCAGGTTTGAAGAATGTCCCATCAATTTGGCTACAAATCGCACCGTATGTCTTGACGATTATTGTGCTTGTCTTCTTCTTTGGTAAGACACGCGCGCCAAAGGCAGATGGTGTCAACTATATTAAGGCAGCTTAA
- a CDS encoding ABC transporter permease, translated as MAAQKNSFSVALFSVLFGLIIGAVIMLVFGYNPISGYVALLGSAFGSMQDIGGVLTQMTPLILTALGFAVAQTAGFFNIGLSGQALAGWVGSVWYALSFPDMPAYLMMPSSILLGVGLGAIAGAIPGWLRAQFGASEVIVTIMMNYILLFLGNNILQNTMSKSIKESAETTKQVGANASLQMKWLTDLTQGSSISAGIFIALIMIVVIWFVMTKTTLGFEIRAVGLNADAAKYAGMSDKRNAVIAMAISGGLAGLAGTIEGLGNYLNFFTQNGSPAIGFDGMAVALLGSGSYLGILASAAIFSVLKIGGLGMPMSSGVPFELVDIVTASIIFFVGAKYLIQLIQKRVHEMDEKAAEAAAIKKAAKAESVAGKNQKGGE; from the coding sequence ATGGCAGCACAAAAAAATTCATTTTCTGTGGCCTTATTCTCAGTCCTTTTTGGGTTGATTATTGGGGCCGTTATTATGCTGGTTTTCGGGTACAATCCGATTTCTGGTTATGTGGCGTTACTGGGTTCAGCCTTTGGTTCAATGCAAGACATCGGTGGTGTCTTGACTCAAATGACGCCATTGATTTTAACAGCGCTTGGCTTTGCCGTGGCGCAAACAGCTGGATTCTTTAACATTGGGTTATCTGGTCAAGCCTTAGCTGGCTGGGTTGGTTCAGTCTGGTATGCGTTGAGCTTTCCAGATATGCCGGCTTATCTGATGATGCCAAGTTCTATTTTGCTTGGTGTTGGGTTAGGTGCGATTGCGGGCGCTATTCCGGGTTGGTTACGCGCCCAGTTTGGTGCCAGTGAAGTGATCGTGACCATCATGATGAACTATATCTTGTTGTTCTTAGGGAATAACATTTTGCAAAATACGATGTCAAAGAGCATTAAAGAATCAGCCGAAACGACCAAGCAAGTTGGCGCCAATGCGTCATTGCAAATGAAGTGGCTGACGGATTTGACGCAAGGCTCAAGTATTTCAGCGGGTATTTTCATTGCTTTGATCATGATTGTTGTGATCTGGTTTGTGATGACTAAGACAACGCTTGGCTTTGAAATTCGTGCCGTTGGTTTGAATGCAGATGCGGCAAAGTATGCAGGGATGTCAGACAAGCGTAATGCAGTGATTGCCATGGCCATTTCTGGTGGTTTAGCTGGTTTAGCTGGTACCATTGAAGGGCTTGGGAACTATCTGAACTTCTTTACGCAAAACGGTTCGCCAGCCATTGGTTTTGATGGGATGGCGGTTGCGTTGCTTGGTAGCGGCTCATACCTTGGTATCTTAGCATCCGCAGCAATCTTCTCAGTATTGAAGATTGGTGGTCTAGGAATGCCGATGTCATCAGGTGTCCCATTTGAATTAGTTGATATTGTGACAGCCTCAATTATCTTCTTCGTGGGCGCAAAGTATTTGATTCAATTGATTCAAAAGCGTGTCCATGAAATGGACGAAAAAGCAGCTGAAGCAGCTGCGATTAAGAAGGCAGCCAAAGCCGAGTCGGTTGCCGGTAAAAATCAGAAAGGCGGTGAATAA